The Mycobacterium seoulense genome has a window encoding:
- a CDS encoding HdeD family acid-resistance protein, protein MTNTDQTVFEGPLQQLARSAWQLLLLIGVLAVALGAIVLAWPGKTLFVAGVLFGIYLVVSGIGYVFAAFGTHTGAAMRVLTFITGIVSLVLGLFCFRDKFEAVTLLAIWIGVSWLFRGFTLLAAALSFDHLPGRGWQVLSGLIIVIGGAVLIVSPLDSIAVLTLVAGCWLIAIGIVDVITALQVRSRAKGVTGV, encoded by the coding sequence ATGACGAATACCGACCAGACCGTGTTTGAGGGTCCCCTGCAGCAACTTGCCCGCAGCGCGTGGCAGTTGCTTCTGCTCATCGGTGTCCTGGCGGTGGCACTTGGTGCCATCGTGCTGGCTTGGCCAGGCAAGACACTATTCGTGGCGGGTGTGCTGTTCGGCATCTATTTGGTGGTTTCCGGGATCGGGTATGTGTTTGCCGCGTTCGGCACACACACCGGGGCCGCGATGAGGGTGTTGACGTTCATCACCGGCATCGTGTCGCTGGTTCTCGGCCTCTTTTGCTTTCGCGACAAATTCGAGGCGGTCACCCTGCTCGCCATATGGATCGGCGTTAGCTGGCTGTTTCGCGGGTTCACCCTGCTCGCGGCGGCGCTGTCGTTCGACCACCTGCCCGGCCGCGGCTGGCAGGTGCTGTCCGGGCTGATCATCGTGATCGGCGGCGCCGTGCTGATCGTCTCGCCGCTCGACTCGATCGCCGTCCTGACCCTGGTCGCCGGCTGCTGGCTGATCGCCATCGGCATAGTGGACGTCATCACGGCGCTTCAGGTTCGCAGCCGGGCCAAAGGCGTGACGGGAGTCTAG
- a CDS encoding PucR family transcriptional regulator, whose product MGVAPRNRGVRHGAPIDPYVAELSKLMLSRAPKLGKAMADLLCRDIDAYRDGGVVTKDQVAQSCAANVAFIFDSLTSGADVDVSPAERTGTERALAGVPLPAVMTAYRIGFRFMWEETLATARAAAIPTDAILDATARIFFAQETFTQAMADAYRHQLTTQILEREEERSALVEALLSRRMTNRRSLWEAADLLRLPTSGPYVVVAAELPAIGRVGLPVIENKLSARDIRSAWRLLPDVQVGIVHLNGPTTDALNTLVEVLGQVAIARVGISPPFRELAETSDALRLARLALTGKPSGASLISVFDDTPLAVLAVSAPEAMAKIRSSLLRRVDELPAEERAVLLDTFQAWLDSGGSANDAASKIFCHPNTVRHRLRRIEELTGRSLSRPRDVAELCLVFEAERRLP is encoded by the coding sequence ATGGGCGTGGCACCGAGAAACCGCGGTGTTCGGCATGGCGCACCGATCGATCCGTATGTCGCCGAACTCAGCAAGCTCATGCTGTCTCGCGCACCGAAATTGGGAAAGGCGATGGCCGATCTGCTCTGCCGCGACATCGACGCATACCGGGACGGCGGCGTCGTCACCAAGGATCAGGTCGCGCAGAGTTGCGCGGCGAACGTGGCGTTCATCTTCGACTCTCTCACCAGCGGCGCCGATGTCGACGTCTCACCCGCCGAGCGCACCGGCACCGAACGTGCGCTCGCGGGCGTGCCGCTACCGGCGGTGATGACCGCCTACCGGATCGGTTTTCGGTTCATGTGGGAGGAGACCCTCGCCACCGCCCGTGCCGCGGCAATACCGACCGACGCCATCCTGGATGCGACGGCACGGATCTTCTTCGCCCAGGAGACGTTCACCCAAGCGATGGCCGACGCTTACCGCCACCAACTCACGACGCAGATCCTGGAGCGGGAGGAAGAGCGATCGGCATTGGTGGAAGCGCTGTTGTCCCGCCGGATGACCAACAGGCGGAGCCTCTGGGAGGCCGCCGATCTGCTGCGCCTGCCCACCTCTGGCCCCTATGTCGTGGTGGCCGCGGAACTGCCCGCGATCGGGAGGGTGGGGCTGCCGGTGATCGAAAACAAGCTGTCCGCCCGCGATATTCGGTCGGCCTGGCGGCTCCTGCCTGACGTGCAGGTGGGCATCGTCCATCTCAACGGGCCAACGACCGACGCCCTGAACACCCTCGTCGAAGTGCTCGGCCAGGTCGCGATCGCGCGGGTCGGCATCAGCCCGCCGTTTCGCGAACTGGCCGAAACCAGCGACGCGTTGCGACTAGCCCGATTGGCGCTCACCGGCAAACCGTCTGGTGCGTCGCTGATCTCGGTCTTCGACGACACCCCGCTGGCCGTGTTGGCGGTCAGCGCGCCCGAGGCGATGGCAAAGATCAGGTCGTCGCTGTTGCGGCGGGTGGACGAACTGCCCGCCGAGGAGCGCGCGGTCCTTCTCGATACCTTCCAGGCTTGGCTGGATTCGGGCGGCTCCGCCAACGACGCCGCGTCGAAAATCTTCTGCCACCCCAACACGGTGCGGCACCGGCTGCGCCGCATCGAGGAGTTGACCGGCCGATCGCTTTCGCGGCCAAGGGATGTCGCCGAGCTGTGCCTGGTGTTCGAGGCGGAGCGGCGGCTCCCCTAG